DNA sequence from the Leptospiraceae bacterium genome:
CTCTTCCTATTTGTAAATCCTCTTTAGAGAAGTTGGGCATCGATTATCTGGGTCTGGATAATCTCGATAGGGATATATTACGAAATATGATTGAACGTTATAATGGAGGTCCGGTGGGTTTGAAATCTATCGCGGTGATCGTGGGGGAGGAAGAAAAAACCATAGAAGAAAGTTATGAACCTTACCTCGTTCGCATAGGCTTGATTAACAGAACTCCATCCGGGCGAATTGTAAGTGATAAGGCCTATGAACACCTCGGTATAAAATTTTACGGGAAGAAAGAAAAAAAAGAAAATGATAGAACTCTTTTCGATAGATAAGGATTTTTCGGAAGACGAAAAACGGATTTTTTTTTCTGCCGCATTTTCTTTTCTCATTTTTTCTCTCGTTGCTGCTCATTTATATACAAAAAATTTGTTGTTTGATGTATTCCGGGATAAAAAAGCAAGTTCATTAGCAGTAAAAGATAAAGAAAATGAAAAATTATATCACGTATTATTAGAACAGATTGAAAGAGACAAAAAGAAAGACAAAGAAATCAAAGCCCTTTCAGATGAAGATTCAACCGGGAGTGGAGGGATTACAAAAGAGAAAGGATTTCATACACTAACTCCTTTTCGAGAGTTTATCTTTGGTGGAGAAACTATCTTCGGTCAAAAAAAAGAAACTCCGGAAGTGCAAAAGGAAGAGGAATCTTTTGTTGTCGAAATTGAAAAAGAATTCCAGGAAGATAAGGATGGAATTACCGCCGGAAAGAAAAAAAAAGAAAAGCAGAAAGAAGTAAAAGAAGCCAATCGGGGTAACGAAGGTAATAAAGAAAATACACCGGAAAAAACAGGACCTGTAACTAAAATCCCCACTAATTATCGTTTTAAGCAGGACTTTCGTTTTCGCTGGAATGGAGCCCGTATTACAAGAATTCCGACCAAGAAGTTAAATTCCTATAAGTATTTTAAAAATATGTTGAGAAAAATTGAAGATAAATTTGCTCCTCCGGGTGGAGGAAATTTTGCCTATAGAGATATGGCGGGAATTGTTGCCGGACAGGGAATCATTCCCGGTGAAGTAGGGGTTGTGTTTTTATTAGATGAAAACGGAAAAGTAATCGATGTAAAAAAGACAGGTTCACACAGCCAGAGTATTGTGGAAAACGCCTGTATTGATGCAATTCAGGGACAGGATTTTGGTCCGGTACCGGATGATATAAAAGAACAGGGTTTGATTTTTGGAATTAATTTTATATTCCCCGGAGTTATGCGATACTGATGAAAGTTCGTAGTATAATAATTAAGAATTACAAAATATTAGAAAATTTAGAACTCCATTTTACCGATTTAAATGGAAGAACTCTTGATACCATTGTCCTGGCCGGTGATAATGGCTGCGGAAAGACCACGGTTTTGAATTTAATAAACCGGGCCCTATCTCCCATTCCCTTTCCTGTTCCCTTCTGTAAAGAATTGCGAATGGTAATTTCTTTTACTGAAGATCAGAAAGAACTTATTATCTCCAGTCTTACAGGTCTGGAAGGAACCGAGCTTCTGGAGAAATCAGGAATTCGTGTTTCAGAATTTATTTCTCGTTTTGAGAATAGAAAAAATGTGGAATTGGTTTATTCTGAAATCCAGAAAGAAGGAAAAACCGAAGTAGAAAAGAATGACTTTAATCTTTTTGTATTACTGCAAAAAGCCTCTGCTTATTCCCATATGAACGGTCTTAAACTTCTATATACCAATAAGGAAGTTGACCATAAATTCAATTCTCTTTCCACTGAACCCGATTTAAAACATAATATCTACAGTTTCTACTCCAGTATTCTTACTGAATCAGAAAGTAAGGAATCCCGTATATTAAAAAAACTTAAAGAATTAGAAAGTAGTTTTGGAATACAATCCCATCCGGAAAAAATCGATGAAAATATGGTATTTAAAAATATGTATAAGGAGACGGTGGATATTGAAGATTTATCCTCCGGCGAAAAACAAATTTTATTTCGATTTTTTTATCTGCACAGTTCCGGAATTAAGGATAGTATTGTAATGGTCGATGAGCCGGAGAACTCCCTGCACCCGAAATGGCAACAGAAAATCGTGAATTTGTATCGGAGATTGGGTCCAAAAAACCAGGTGATATTCGCTACTCATTCTCCGCATATCATATCTTCCTTAAAACCTGTGAATCTGTTTTTGTTATTTCATAATAAACAGGAGAATCGTATCGAAGTTGTGAATATGGAAAAGGCTCGAAAGCAAACAAGGGGTTTGGAACCGAATCGAATTCTACAGGAAATTATGGGAACTCCTCTTCGAGATGTAGAAACCCAGGAACAAATTGATCTTCTTATGGAAAAAATTGAAAAGGGAGATCTGGAATCGGATGAGACTAGAGAACTTGTCGAAACCTTGAAGCAAAACCTGGGTTTAAAAGATCCATTTATTATGCGATTGGAGCACAGACTCCGAATGTTAAATTTTAAAAAGGAACGATGAGATATATACACAAAAGAAAACGTTGTCGGGCCTTTGATTCGTATGTGAAACGTAAGCGTACGAATAAATGGAGCCAGTTTAATTCCAGTATAAAATTCGAATTGCATCAGCATCTCTGGAAAGAGCAGAAAGGTTTATGTGTCTATTGTGAACAGGCTATTCCCGAAAAAAGACGTAAAGATGATACACTCCGACATCATCCTTCTCATATAGAACATATCAAACCCAAGAGTAAATATAAACATCTTGCTTTTTCTTATAGAAATCTGGCCCTGGCCTGCAATGGATTTAATTGTGCTTCGGAAGATGAAAAAGGAGAGTTCTGTGAATATGCCAAGAAAGATATGTTTAATTCGAATTTATTTTTAAACCCGGTTGAAGTTCGTGATATAGAAGATTATTTTACCTTTGATATTGATGGGAATATCAAACCAAATCGGAATCGCTCTGCAATAGAAATAGAGAAAGCACGTTACATGATTGAATTATTAGATTTACAAAATCCTAATCTAAAAAGTATGAGAGCTGAACAATATACGATTTTTATTGAAGAGGAATTAGCCGGAGTAAATGTCAGGGCCATATTGAAACCGGATAGATTTGTCCTACCCGGTTTCTACACTATGCTAAAACAATTTTTTGGAGAACCGTTTAAGACCGATACTTTGCCACCAGACGGGCAATCTTTTTTGTAAGTTTATTGTTTTCTAAAAGATTTTCCGCGTGAAAGGGATACCGATAGCCCCAATTTTTCTTCTCTGGTGTACCGGGAATATTAATTCGGTGAAGTTCCGGTTGAACCAGTATATCTAATTCGTCCTCATTTTCTTTATCGTATTGTAATCCTCTTTCGGAAATGAAATCGTGTAGTAAGTTAATTGAAAATTGACTATTTGTAGAAAGAGAAAAAGCAAGCATTTCTTCTAATAGTTCTTCGGCTTTTGGTTCTTCTTTTAGTTCGAGAAGTTTTAAAAAAGCCTTTCTATCAAAATCCTGTATTTCATGCCACCAGGCAAGAGCAATGGAGGTGTCGTGAACGGAAAGAGCAGATACTGCATTTTCTCTGTACTTTTCTGCCGGGATAAATTCTCCTGTTTCAAAGGATCTTGTCCAGCGTATAACATCCATCCCGATAATTTTTCTTTCGTGAATGCTATCCCTTACAAAACCGGGAACAGCGCCGAGGTCTTCCGCACAGGGAAGCATATTGGAATGAGAAAAAAGGAAATCCAGCACATCTTCACCGGAGGCTTTCCAGTAGGTCTCATCCTCCTTGATGTATTTATAAGATAGAGGATAAAATTTGGCTTTAATTTCTTCTGTTAAAGCCTGGTAACCTGGATACAAATGGAAATCCCAGTAGAAGATATATTTTCCTTTTTCGTATTCATAAATAAGGCCGGCTTCTTCAAATTCTTTTATGTCCAGCTCCACTTCTTCAAAATCTTCTTTACTTACCCCATGTTGCGGATAAAAGAAACCTTTCTTGCCAGGCAGACCCTCTCCGGAAATGGCCCAGATTCTATACATACCCAGAACATGATCGATGCGATAGATATGGTAAAAATTCTCTATATAGGAAAGTCTTTCTCTCCACCAGGAATAATTATCTTTTTTCATGACTTCCCAGTTGATAACCGGAAAGCCCCAGTTCTGTCCATCTGAGTTGAAATAATCCGGGGGAGCACCCGCGGCCAGATCCATAAAAAAGAGATGCCTTCTTGACCACACATCAGCAGAGTTGGGAGAAGTTAGAATGGGCATGTCTCCTTTTAAAAATATCCCGGCGGTTTCAAATTCTTTTTTAACCTTTTGCAACTGCTGGAAAGCGAGGAGCTGCACCCAGGCATAAAAATAAAAACGTTCTCTAAATCTTTCTTGAATGATAGATTCAACTCCTTTTTCGTAATTTGAAAATTCCGGCCAGAATTTCCAGTGGTAGGAGTTGTTTTCTTCATACAGGATTTTAAAAGCTACATAGGTATCCAACCAGGTCTGTTGTTTTCGAAACTCATCGATGTTTTTTTGCATCTCTTCGCCCCAATCTTTAGAAAAAGCTTTTTGTAAATAGCCGAGCTTTAGATCACGCACCCTGCGGATATTGATTTTACAGGATTTGATATATTTGGAACGGGAATAAATATTTATTCCTAACATATGAAGGGAAATATATGTCGGATCGATTGCAAATGCAGAAATGGAACTATAAGGACTCCGTCCCCAGCCCAGATCGTTTAATGGGAGAATCTGGATAATGCTCAGGCCTGTTTGTAAAGCCCAATCTTTCATAGTAAGGAGGGTATAAAAATCTCCACATTCAAAAGCATGTTTGGTACTGAGTGAAATTAAAGGAAAAGCACAGCCGGCTCTTTTTTTAGAAAGAATTTCTTCTCTGAGGGAATGAATGGTTGTTTCGCTCATTTATATGGAATATCCTGTTTAATTAGTAAGAATACAGTATACTGAAAAGGGGAAATCTTTCCTACAATTTTCCTGTACATAATCTGAAAAATTTTCGAAGAAAAACAAATGAAAGAATACTATACTCTGAGTTTTTTACTCTTATTGAATCGAAGTCTGGATGCTTTTGTTACCTACAGACTTACTCCTGACCTAAATTATGAGGCAAATCCTCTCGTCAGCCTTTTTCAGCAGGGCTGGATAATGCTCGGTTTTGTGAATGTTCTGGTGGTTATTTTAATTTTGTACCTTGGAAAGTTTTATTATGTCGGAAAAAAAGATTTTTCTCCTCAGGCCAGGGGCTACACTTTTACCCAGTTTATTTCCCACTATTTTTATTATGAAAAAGGTTCTTTTTATAAGGTTTTTATTTATGTGCCTTATAACCGAAAGGCTCTTCTGTATATTTCAGCTTATATCCTTCCTCGAACTTTCGTTGTCTGGGGTTTTATGCCGGTATTTCATAACCTATCCCTGGACTTATTTCCCTCCTACGTTTACTATAATGAGCAATTTTTTCTATGGATTTGGGTTTATGTTTCGCTCCTAATTTTCGCTTATTTTTATTTCTGGGTATTTTTTAAAAAGGAATATATGTCTTATTCGAGAATATCAACTTTCGCTACATAAAAAAAGCGTCCGTAGAGGAGCATATTGCAGAGAACATAAGATAGAAACGAAATTCCGAGTATATGTAGAAAAATACTGAACTGAGGAACTTCTCTCAGGAAGGGAAAAAATTTCAGGGTAAAAGCTTCATGAAAATAATAGAATAGGTGGTTTAGAAATACCAGGTAAAAGAGAAAGAAAAACAGATATAAAATTTTTTTCATAGCTGCTAAACTTCTATTCTCCTTCTCCGGCCTGTTTTTTAATTTTCTCTATCTCATCCATTTTCTTAATTCTTCTATCGAGTCGGATATAGGGGTCTGTCCCTGCTGTTTTTTTACGTACCTGCCTTTCGGGGTTTACATCCATTTGATTTTTCAGCTTGTTTACTTTCGCCAGCTTTAATCTTTCTTCATCGGTAGAGAATTCTTTATTTAAGACTTCCGAGTGTTTATCAAAAATTCTCATTAATCGAACTTTTTTTCCGGGCCAGTCTCCTGTTGTCGGATAGAGAACCAGTTCGATTTTACCATGTTTCTTGGAGTTCATTTCAATAATACGGTAAGAAGATTTCTTCAAATACTCACGAAATTGGTTTTCATCCATATCCGGAAAGTATTTATTCATCATTTTTAGATCGGGAATGGTATCTTCCTGAAAATAGATACGGTCGAGAATTTCGGAGATTGAATGACTCATTTTCTCATGGATAATTCCATTTACTTTTTCTAACTTTTCATTTTCTTGTTTTCCCAGTTGTTCTTTATATCTCCTCTCGTTCTCTTTTTGAAGAATTTCTTGATAAATCCGGATCCGCTCTTTTGCTTTCTTGAAAAAATGATCCTGAAAAAAACTGAAGGATACTAAAAAGAAAAGAAATTTATAATACCAGGGCATAAACTGGATATAGACCTGTTTGAGAAGCCTCCCGTAATTTAATAGGAAAATTCGATCCTGAAAGAGCGGTTTTAGTTCGTGTTCATTTTCTTCAATCAAGTTTTTTAGAGCCAGAGATTTCCAGAGTTGATCGATGGGGAGCCTTTGCATTTCATTAATTAAAAGTTTAAAAACTTTCGGATTTTTACTGATAAAAACATGAACGGTAGAGGTTGGGCTTTGCCATTTACTGTAGTAAAGTTCATTGTCATTTACAAGGGCAGCCCAGACTTCTTTGGGAAAATTTG
Encoded proteins:
- a CDS encoding TonB-dependent receptor, whose product is MIELFSIDKDFSEDEKRIFFSAAFSFLIFSLVAAHLYTKNLLFDVFRDKKASSLAVKDKENEKLYHVLLEQIERDKKKDKEIKALSDEDSTGSGGITKEKGFHTLTPFREFIFGGETIFGQKKETPEVQKEEESFVVEIEKEFQEDKDGITAGKKKKEKQKEVKEANRGNEGNKENTPEKTGPVTKIPTNYRFKQDFRFRWNGARITRIPTKKLNSYKYFKNMLRKIEDKFAPPGGGNFAYRDMAGIVAGQGIIPGEVGVVFLLDENGKVIDVKKTGSHSQSIVENACIDAIQGQDFGPVPDDIKEQGLIFGINFIFPGVMRY
- a CDS encoding AAA family ATPase, encoding MKVRSIIIKNYKILENLELHFTDLNGRTLDTIVLAGDNGCGKTTVLNLINRALSPIPFPVPFCKELRMVISFTEDQKELIISSLTGLEGTELLEKSGIRVSEFISRFENRKNVELVYSEIQKEGKTEVEKNDFNLFVLLQKASAYSHMNGLKLLYTNKEVDHKFNSLSTEPDLKHNIYSFYSSILTESESKESRILKKLKELESSFGIQSHPEKIDENMVFKNMYKETVDIEDLSSGEKQILFRFFYLHSSGIKDSIVMVDEPENSLHPKWQQKIVNLYRRLGPKNQVIFATHSPHIISSLKPVNLFLLFHNKQENRIEVVNMEKARKQTRGLEPNRILQEIMGTPLRDVETQEQIDLLMEKIEKGDLESDETRELVETLKQNLGLKDPFIMRLEHRLRMLNFKKER
- a CDS encoding TIGR02646 family protein — its product is MRYIHKRKRCRAFDSYVKRKRTNKWSQFNSSIKFELHQHLWKEQKGLCVYCEQAIPEKRRKDDTLRHHPSHIEHIKPKSKYKHLAFSYRNLALACNGFNCASEDEKGEFCEYAKKDMFNSNLFLNPVEVRDIEDYFTFDIDGNIKPNRNRSAIEIEKARYMIELLDLQNPNLKSMRAEQYTIFIEEELAGVNVRAILKPDRFVLPGFYTMLKQFFGEPFKTDTLPPDGQSFL
- a CDS encoding 4-alpha-glucanotransferase, with the protein product MSETTIHSLREEILSKKRAGCAFPLISLSTKHAFECGDFYTLLTMKDWALQTGLSIIQILPLNDLGWGRSPYSSISAFAIDPTYISLHMLGINIYSRSKYIKSCKINIRRVRDLKLGYLQKAFSKDWGEEMQKNIDEFRKQQTWLDTYVAFKILYEENNSYHWKFWPEFSNYEKGVESIIQERFRERFYFYAWVQLLAFQQLQKVKKEFETAGIFLKGDMPILTSPNSADVWSRRHLFFMDLAAGAPPDYFNSDGQNWGFPVINWEVMKKDNYSWWRERLSYIENFYHIYRIDHVLGMYRIWAISGEGLPGKKGFFYPQHGVSKEDFEEVELDIKEFEEAGLIYEYEKGKYIFYWDFHLYPGYQALTEEIKAKFYPLSYKYIKEDETYWKASGEDVLDFLFSHSNMLPCAEDLGAVPGFVRDSIHERKIIGMDVIRWTRSFETGEFIPAEKYRENAVSALSVHDTSIALAWWHEIQDFDRKAFLKLLELKEEPKAEELLEEMLAFSLSTNSQFSINLLHDFISERGLQYDKENEDELDILVQPELHRINIPGTPEKKNWGYRYPFHAENLLENNKLTKKIARLVAKYRS